Genomic window (Rosa chinensis cultivar Old Blush chromosome 6, RchiOBHm-V2, whole genome shotgun sequence):
ACATCCACATTAGACTATAGTGATTGAGAGAAGAACAGGATGCCTGCTATTTTCTGACTAACATGAGGATCAACCATAGTGAATTAATATAAAGATGTACTACAGCTCTGGCTCCACACCACTGTCACAGTATAACCTAACCCATATACTAATAAAATCATACCATCTTCAACATATTTCTAGAAAAATAAATTCAGGGGAGTGACCACAGTATATTATTGCAATAAGAAAACAGTCTAATGAACATCAATGATGTGCTAAAATTTACAGTAGACAAGTGCTGCAAGTAACAAAAcattgaatgaaaaaaaaaggtgcAATCATCTTCAGTGGACTTCAACAGCAACACATAGATAAGATGGCAGACAATGATAAGAACAAATTCATGGACACATCAAACCAAAATATGAATAATACATTACTTAGAACCCATATAACGAGAACTGTAACTAGATGCCTAAAGATAAGTTACCATACCGTGGTGTACGTATTTAGCCTTGTGACCTCAAATCCACGATTGGACAGGCCTTCCTCTGAAACAAATATGCCCAAATGAGATGgtaaaacaaaatagaaatgCTGAAAACTGATACGCAAAAACAGTAAGATTACATTCTGAGATTAATGAGTTCCATTTAGATATGAATTCCATTCAGACAGTAATGTTTCATTCTGAAGATCATGAATTCCATTTAGATATGAGTTTGATTTAGAGAGTATGATTACATTCTgaagaaattagaaaataagATTACACATGACAGGAACTTTTGAAATTTAATTATTTCTCAGTTAGCATTATGGTTGACACCTGAGCATATATTTCTCTATTACATTTAAACTCACTATTAAGATAGATGAAGATCCTTATTACAAATTTAAATGCAGAGCAATCTCCTGTCTATGAAAGAGAAAATACAAAATGCATCATGTGCTCCACAACCAAGGAGATTTTAATCCAAACTGCGGTTTTCATAAATGCCAGACTGTTCATAGATCCTGTATTTCACTGTTCATTACGAAAATGCATCTAATTTTCACTACTTTTGTACTCCAAAGACTGTTCACTGTGTGACTTGTGTGTTTGCACTCATACTGATTGAAGCATTCACTTACCAATCTCATTGCCAGCTTTTGCAGAAGCAGGATATAGGACTGTGCATTTGTCTTTCCTATTCTTAGGGAGCTCTGAAGCCAAAACCTTGCCTGTTGCTGAACATTACAGTTTACAAAAGAAAACGTGGGCAATGATTAAAATCCAATAATGAATCAAAAAGAAGATCCGACAAGATTGGTTGATCTTGAACAAAAGATAATAACAATAAACCAATTAGTGCAAATGCATAGATTCTATCGTCTCACATCCAAGTAAAAGAACGCGAGACAAATGTCAGGATGCAGAGCTATCCCTGATGTAGCAACTAAGTACCACCAAAATGAAGTAGCTGAAAAGCCACCGGATGTATTGAAATCAAACTAAGCAATCCAAAATCCATCAGGTTTTAATAGCATCTAACTTCAGCACAATAAAACCTTTCCAGGCATATTCGATGCATTTTCATTTGGAGAAATTTCAATTTAATAGTATTCTCCAGTGTTTTCCAAATAGTCTTAATGTCATGATGTTTCTTTTTGGGTCTTCTGAGTGACTGAAGGAAGCATAAGAGGCAGCACTACGATTTGTACAGAATTAGATGCTTGCCTGAGTAATGTAGAAGCATGACATAACTACCTTTTGATGGCACAAAGGCAAGACTGAGGGATTTCTTTGATGACTGCGGTACTTGCTCAAAGACACTTGCTGTACCAGCCCCGACGACACCAACCTTAACATTTGGAGTTCCGGCAGCCCTAAAGACCAATAAGAAGCTTGCTGTCAATTTGGAGAATAGAAATGATCCAAAATGATCATGGACTTGAAGCAAAGATTAGGCAAGATGTGCTGATCAAAGATTATACTGATTTTGGGGTGTAGAGGTGGAATTGAAGCAAAGAAAAGATTCATACACAGTGAGCAATGACATAAAAAAAGACACACTAGTACACCTTAAAGAAACCTGAAGCTACAAGTTTAAATTAAAGCTGCAGAAGAAATCTTTAAATGCAAAATGGCCAGATTTCTAGTGAGAAAGTTGTATCCCTTACTTCCATGACTCCAAAAAGACTGAACCAGCTTCAGGGGAAGTTATGACAATCCAGTCAAACGCAGTATCTGTTGCCAACACGCAGCATTAAAAAAAGAATGTTAGTCGCAAACAGTATCCCCAGTTGTTTGAATTATGCAACGTGAGCACATATCAAACTTGGTGACAGAACTGAAAAGGCTTGTGCTTAACAGCTGTTCTTACATTTATcctaggaaagaaagaaaggagatTCATGACAAAGATCTTAAAATCAACCCAAAACACTGCCTTAAGCCCTTAACCATGTCCAATATGATGGCACAAACAATGGCATTGCTCcgcttcaaaataaaaaaaaataaaaaaagggacAAAAGTTGAAGAAATTACCAGTCAATACAGTAGAAAGCCTATCTCGATCAGGCCCCCGTGTATGCTGGATGAGGGGAAGCTCCAAGCAGCTGATTCCCTGCTTCGCCTGTACTCGAACAAATCAAAATTCCATCACAACTCCACAGCCACACACAGATTACACATGTACATATGCAAATGCATCGATACACACAGACACATCTATACTCTTCAACTGTGTCTATCTGGATAAGATACGTCAATTACTACTCTAAAATGTGAAAAGTTACAATCACCCCGCACAAGAAATCACACAACTGAAATTCCAATGCCACAGCTTGAAATtcggaaatgaaaaaaagagagagagagagagag
Coding sequences:
- the LOC112168768 gene encoding uroporphyrinogen-III synthase, chloroplastic isoform X3 produces the protein MAQISLSSSSPYSPSSCPLIHRRIFVPCAFSIQATSTSNSQPPKVVVTRERGKNAKLITSLAKQGISCLELPLIQHTRGPDRDRLSTVLTDTAFDWIVITSPEAGSVFLESWKAAGTPNVKVGVVGAGTASVFEQVPQSSKKSLSLAFVPSKATGKVLASELPKNRKDKCTVLYPASAKAGNEIEEGLSNRGFEVTRLNTYTTGPVDHVDQMVLKQALSAPVVAVASPSAVRWVDSIVEALGANVHL